One genomic segment of Microcella indica includes these proteins:
- a CDS encoding NAD(P)H-quinone dehydrogenase: protein MATSFDRTQRIAVLGGGPGGYEAALTGAQLGADVTLIERVGVGGAAVLTDVVPSKTLIATADAATAISDATDLGVQFFARGESGRATKPEVAVNLTQVNQRLLRLAQDQSDDMREQLEAAGVRIIIGDGRLDGPQRVVVSAGSGAKRKDFDQCDADTVVVAVGASPRELPTAKPDGERILTWTQLYSLPDVPEHLIVVGSGVTGAEFASAYTALGAKVTLVSSRDQVLPGEDADAAALIEAVFRRNGMTLLANSRAQSVVNTGEGVTVTLTDGETLEASHVLMAVGSVPNTAGIGLEEAGVQLTESGHVKVNRVARTSMPSVYAVGDCSDSLPLASVASMQGRTAVYHAMGDAVTPIKLRNVTSNIFTSPEIATVGFSQKQIEDGETRGIVHKLMLETNPRAKMQGVTDGFIKLIAAKTSGTVIGGVVVGPRASELILPIALAVEHRLTVDQLARAYSVYPSLSGGITDAARAMHVARE, encoded by the coding sequence ATGGCTACTTCCTTCGACCGCACGCAGCGCATCGCCGTCCTGGGCGGGGGCCCCGGCGGTTATGAGGCGGCTCTCACGGGCGCGCAGCTCGGCGCCGACGTCACCCTCATCGAGCGCGTCGGCGTCGGAGGCGCCGCCGTGCTCACCGACGTCGTCCCCTCCAAGACGCTCATCGCCACGGCCGACGCCGCGACCGCGATCTCCGACGCGACCGACCTGGGTGTGCAGTTCTTCGCCCGCGGCGAGTCGGGTCGGGCGACGAAGCCTGAGGTGGCCGTCAACCTCACGCAGGTCAACCAGCGACTGCTGCGCCTCGCGCAGGATCAGTCCGACGACATGCGCGAGCAGCTGGAGGCCGCCGGGGTGCGCATCATCATCGGCGACGGGCGGCTCGACGGGCCGCAGCGCGTCGTCGTCTCGGCGGGGAGCGGAGCCAAGCGCAAAGACTTCGACCAGTGCGACGCCGACACGGTCGTCGTCGCCGTCGGGGCGTCGCCGCGCGAGCTGCCGACCGCGAAGCCGGACGGCGAGCGCATTCTCACCTGGACGCAGCTGTACAGCCTGCCCGACGTGCCCGAGCACCTCATCGTCGTCGGGTCCGGTGTGACGGGCGCCGAGTTCGCCTCGGCGTACACGGCGCTCGGGGCGAAGGTCACCCTCGTCTCGAGCCGCGACCAGGTCCTGCCGGGGGAGGACGCCGATGCGGCCGCCCTCATCGAGGCGGTGTTCCGCCGCAACGGCATGACGCTGCTCGCCAACTCGCGCGCCCAGTCGGTCGTCAACACGGGCGAGGGCGTCACGGTGACGCTCACCGACGGCGAGACGCTCGAGGCCTCGCACGTGCTCATGGCCGTCGGCTCGGTGCCGAATACGGCCGGCATCGGCCTGGAGGAGGCGGGCGTGCAGCTCACCGAGTCCGGGCACGTGAAGGTGAACCGGGTCGCGCGCACCTCCATGCCGAGCGTGTACGCGGTCGGTGACTGCTCCGACTCGCTGCCGCTCGCCTCGGTCGCGTCGATGCAGGGCCGCACGGCGGTGTACCACGCGATGGGTGACGCGGTCACGCCGATCAAGCTGCGGAACGTGACATCCAACATCTTCACGTCGCCCGAGATCGCGACCGTGGGGTTCTCGCAGAAGCAGATCGAGGACGGCGAGACGCGCGGCATCGTGCACAAGCTCATGCTCGAGACGAACCCGCGCGCGAAGATGCAGGGCGTCACCGACGGCTTCATCAAGCTGATCGCCGCGAAGACCTCGGGCACCGTCATCGGCGGGGTCGTGGTGGGCCCGCGGGCCTCCGAGCTCATCCTGCCGATCGCCCTCGCGGTCGAGCACCGGCTCACGGTGGACCAGCTCGCGCGCGCCTACAGCGTGTACCCCTCCCTCTCGGGCGGCATCACGGATGCTGCGCGCGCGATGCACGTCGCCCGCGAGTAG
- a CDS encoding acetyl/propionyl/methylcrotonyl-CoA carboxylase subunit alpha, with protein MARISKVLIANRGEIAVRVIRAARDAGLGTVAVYADQDRDARHVRLADEAYALGGSTSAETYLVVDKILSVARRSGADAVHPGYGFLAENADFARAVIDAGLIWIGPSPEAIEKLGDKVSARHIAEKVGAPLAPGTLNPVSGADEVLAFVDEHGLPVAIKAAFGGGGRGLKVARTREEVAEQFDSATREAVAAFGRGECFVEKYLDKPRHVETQCLADAHGNVVVISTRDCSLQRRHQKLVEEAPAPFLTEEQTSLLYSSSKAILREVGYLGAGTCEFLIGADGTVSFLEVNTRLQVEHPVSEEVTGIDLVREQFRLAEGEEIGYDDPVARGHSIEFRINGEDPGLNFMPMPGPVHALRFPGGPGVRVDSGVTTGDVISGAFDSLLAKLIVTGKTREDALERSRRALAEFEVAGLPTVLPFHRAIVDDPAFAPADGAPFTVFTRWIETEFDNQLEPWSGSLAEPTAEPAPRHTVVVEVGGKRLEVSLPETLMPSGASRTATALAAPPKRRTGVGVAAAAGGDAVASPMQATVVKLAVAEGDHVVAGDLVVVLEAMKMEQPMTAHKDGTVSSIGVSVGETVAGGHVLLTIADA; from the coding sequence ATGGCCCGCATCAGCAAGGTTCTCATCGCCAATCGCGGCGAAATCGCCGTCCGCGTCATCCGCGCCGCCCGCGACGCCGGTCTCGGCACGGTCGCCGTCTACGCCGACCAGGATCGGGATGCCCGGCACGTGCGCCTCGCCGACGAGGCGTACGCCCTCGGCGGGTCGACGAGCGCCGAGACGTACCTCGTCGTCGACAAGATCCTCAGCGTCGCCCGCCGCTCCGGCGCCGACGCCGTGCACCCCGGCTACGGCTTCCTCGCCGAGAACGCCGACTTCGCGCGCGCCGTCATCGACGCCGGGCTCATCTGGATCGGGCCCAGCCCCGAGGCGATCGAGAAGCTCGGCGACAAGGTGAGCGCGCGGCACATCGCCGAGAAAGTCGGTGCGCCCCTGGCGCCCGGCACGCTCAACCCCGTGAGCGGCGCCGATGAGGTGCTCGCGTTCGTCGACGAGCACGGCCTGCCCGTCGCCATCAAGGCCGCGTTCGGAGGCGGCGGCCGCGGCCTCAAGGTCGCCCGCACGCGCGAGGAGGTCGCCGAGCAGTTCGACTCGGCCACCCGCGAGGCCGTCGCAGCCTTCGGCCGCGGGGAGTGCTTCGTCGAGAAGTACCTCGACAAGCCGCGCCACGTCGAGACCCAGTGCCTCGCCGACGCGCACGGGAACGTCGTCGTCATCTCCACGCGCGACTGCTCCCTGCAGCGCCGCCACCAGAAGCTCGTCGAGGAGGCGCCCGCGCCGTTCCTCACCGAGGAGCAGACGTCGTTGCTGTACTCGTCGTCGAAGGCGATCCTGCGCGAGGTCGGCTACCTCGGTGCCGGCACGTGCGAGTTCCTCATCGGCGCCGACGGCACCGTCTCGTTCCTCGAGGTCAACACGCGCCTCCAGGTGGAGCACCCCGTCTCGGAGGAGGTCACGGGCATCGACCTCGTGCGCGAGCAGTTCCGCCTCGCCGAGGGCGAGGAGATCGGCTACGACGACCCCGTCGCCCGCGGGCACTCGATCGAGTTCCGCATCAACGGGGAGGACCCCGGGCTGAACTTCATGCCCATGCCGGGCCCCGTGCACGCCCTGCGCTTCCCCGGCGGCCCCGGAGTGCGCGTCGACTCGGGTGTCACGACCGGCGACGTCATCTCGGGCGCGTTCGACTCGCTGCTCGCCAAGCTCATCGTCACCGGCAAGACGCGTGAGGATGCCCTCGAGCGCTCCCGCAGGGCCCTCGCCGAGTTCGAGGTGGCCGGCCTGCCCACCGTGCTGCCCTTCCACCGCGCCATCGTCGACGACCCGGCCTTCGCGCCCGCCGACGGCGCCCCGTTCACCGTCTTCACGCGCTGGATCGAGACGGAGTTCGACAACCAGCTCGAACCCTGGAGCGGCTCGCTCGCCGAGCCGACCGCCGAGCCCGCACCGCGGCACACCGTGGTCGTCGAGGTCGGCGGCAAGCGCCTGGAAGTGTCACTGCCGGAGACGCTCATGCCGAGCGGAGCATCCCGCACCGCGACCGCCCTCGCGGCACCGCCCAAGCGCCGCACGGGCGTCGGCGTGGCGGCGGCCGCCGGCGGCGACGCCGTCGCGAGCCCCATGCAGGCGACCGTCGTGAAGCTCGCCGTGGCGGAAGGAGACCACGTGGTGGCGGGCGACCTCGTCGTCGTGCTCGAGGCGATGAAGATGGAGCAGCCGATGACCGCGCACAAGGACGGCACGGTCAGCTCGATCGGCGTCTCGGTCGGCGAGACCGTCGCGGGCGGGCACGTGCTGCTCACCATCGCCGACGCGTAG
- a CDS encoding response regulator transcription factor: protein MVAETESAVRVAVVDDHESVRLGLQAAFTNAGFDFVLSAATVPEFVENLDGREVDVVVLDLSLGDGSSVTDNVKSVQATGSAVLVHSIADRVASVREALAAGAAGVIPKSSATRAVIAAAETVARGEVLNNLEWASAIDADRDFAKAQLGRREREILHLYASGLPLKLAAQQLGIGYSTAREYLDRIRAKYVEVGRPAPTKVDLLRRAVEDGILPGLDPDGDESA, encoded by the coding sequence GTGGTTGCCGAGACCGAGAGCGCAGTGCGCGTCGCCGTCGTCGACGACCACGAATCGGTGCGCCTCGGGCTGCAGGCGGCGTTCACGAATGCAGGCTTCGACTTCGTGCTCTCGGCGGCGACCGTTCCCGAGTTCGTCGAGAACCTCGACGGTCGCGAGGTCGACGTGGTCGTCCTCGACCTCTCCCTCGGCGACGGCTCGAGCGTGACCGACAACGTCAAGTCGGTGCAGGCCACCGGCTCGGCCGTGCTCGTGCACTCCATCGCCGATCGCGTCGCGAGCGTGCGCGAGGCGCTCGCCGCGGGTGCGGCCGGCGTGATCCCCAAGTCGTCGGCGACCCGCGCGGTCATCGCCGCGGCGGAGACGGTCGCGCGCGGCGAAGTGCTCAACAACCTCGAGTGGGCGAGCGCGATCGATGCCGACCGCGACTTCGCGAAGGCGCAGCTCGGGCGGCGCGAGCGCGAGATCCTGCACCTCTACGCCTCCGGGCTGCCGCTCAAGCTCGCCGCCCAGCAGCTCGGTATCGGCTACTCGACGGCTCGCGAGTACCTCGACCGTATTCGGGCGAAGTACGTCGAGGTCGGCCGTCCGGCGCCGACGAAGGTCGACCTGCTGCGCCGCGCGGTGGAGGACGGCATTCTGCCGGGCCTCGACCCGGACGGTGATGAGTCGGCCTGA
- a CDS encoding class I SAM-dependent RNA methyltransferase — translation MGENAGRDVELTLERMAHGGVAVGRLDGRVVFVSDAIPGETVRARISDDRKKSFWRADTVEVLEPSEHRRPHVWSAAGIENPPGRRAGGAEFGHIALAHQRELKRGILVEALQRMAGLEVDVEVEALPGDDDRGGLGWRTRIRLHVDEEGRLGPMAARSHTVIPVTDAPLATDAVQAATPFEERFSGFDTVDVLVPNGSEARLVIGEQKPTVIHERVGDRSFALDDTGFWQVHREAPATLTRAVQDAVDAELFDPRAGNLDLYGGVGLLAAAVADRFGPSTRITSVEADPRATDHASENLAEWLGAGAESGRVDRWLRALQERTAGDRSPLDGATVVLDPPRSGAGVDVMAALGRLAPAQLVYVACDPVALARDVALAEAHGYRLARIRAFDLFPHTHHVEAVATLIRD, via the coding sequence GTGGGTGAGAATGCAGGCCGTGACGTCGAGCTGACGCTCGAGCGCATGGCGCACGGCGGTGTCGCCGTCGGGCGCCTCGATGGCCGCGTCGTGTTCGTGAGCGACGCGATCCCGGGCGAGACGGTTCGAGCGCGCATCAGCGACGACCGCAAGAAGAGCTTCTGGCGCGCCGACACGGTGGAGGTGCTCGAGCCGAGCGAGCATCGTCGACCCCACGTGTGGAGCGCGGCCGGCATCGAGAACCCGCCGGGTCGCCGCGCGGGCGGTGCCGAGTTCGGCCACATCGCACTCGCTCATCAGCGCGAGCTCAAGCGCGGCATCCTTGTCGAGGCCCTGCAGCGCATGGCCGGCCTCGAGGTCGATGTCGAGGTGGAGGCTCTGCCCGGGGACGACGATCGTGGCGGCCTCGGCTGGCGCACCCGCATCCGCCTGCACGTGGACGAGGAGGGCCGGTTGGGGCCCATGGCGGCGCGCTCGCACACGGTGATCCCGGTGACGGATGCTCCGCTCGCGACCGACGCGGTGCAGGCCGCGACGCCGTTCGAGGAGCGCTTCTCGGGGTTCGACACCGTCGATGTGCTCGTGCCGAACGGCTCGGAGGCGCGGCTCGTCATCGGCGAGCAGAAGCCGACGGTCATCCACGAGCGCGTCGGTGACCGTTCCTTCGCGCTCGACGACACCGGGTTCTGGCAGGTGCACCGCGAGGCTCCGGCGACGCTCACGCGCGCCGTGCAGGACGCCGTGGACGCCGAGCTGTTCGACCCTCGGGCGGGGAACCTCGACCTGTACGGCGGGGTGGGTCTGCTCGCAGCGGCGGTCGCCGACCGTTTCGGCCCCTCGACGCGCATCACGAGCGTCGAGGCCGACCCGCGCGCGACCGATCACGCCTCGGAGAACCTCGCCGAGTGGCTGGGCGCCGGCGCCGAGTCGGGCCGCGTCGACCGCTGGCTGCGGGCGCTGCAGGAGCGCACCGCGGGAGACCGTTCGCCGCTCGACGGCGCGACTGTCGTGCTCGACCCGCCGCGGTCGGGTGCGGGTGTCGACGTCATGGCCGCTCTCGGTCGGCTGGCTCCCGCCCAACTCGTGTACGTGGCGTGCGATCCGGTGGCGCTCGCACGGGATGTCGCTCTCGCCGAGGCGCACGGCTACCGGCTGGCGCGCATCCGGGCCTTCGATCTGTTCCCGCACACGCACCACGTCGAGGCCGTCGCGACGCTCATTCGGGACTGA
- a CDS encoding sensor histidine kinase, whose product MSRPEVAAPTALSVSKQPRNPISRKRVDTVISRSVAWFGIVFGLQAVPTLLGQYSLGQPLWSAITVSLLFGSLVFSLLCTTLKRFVVGANRIVAGVYVVALLTWPFFLADPEVAQRGDHWLYQLTTVATAAAAIGFTVRGATIYLFIVPTIYGVIRALPEGGGGPWQLGLFNAVYAIILGGAVLVLVTMLRAAASSVDDAQGMALDRYSRAVRQHATEVERVQVDSIVHDSVLTTLLSAARAEGPQEKRLASAMASNAMRHLREAALVTPDDGSTVRFRSLCDRIVEAARGMQSPFSIRMRSIDTRIIPAAQAEALYSAAVQAMVNSVQHAGGPEVKRWVRISGAEGGMIEIEIGDSGAGFDPSAVAEGRLGVQRSILARTINAGGHAQLESAPGKGTTILLTWPVLVPTEDATADLEGDLREEVDR is encoded by the coding sequence ATGAGTCGGCCTGAGGTCGCTGCCCCGACCGCGCTGAGCGTGTCGAAGCAGCCGCGCAACCCGATCAGTCGCAAGCGCGTCGACACCGTCATCTCGCGATCGGTGGCCTGGTTCGGCATCGTGTTCGGCCTGCAGGCCGTGCCGACCCTGCTCGGCCAGTACTCGCTGGGCCAGCCCCTCTGGTCGGCGATCACGGTCTCCTTGCTGTTCGGCTCCCTCGTCTTCTCGCTCCTGTGCACGACCCTGAAGCGGTTCGTGGTCGGAGCGAACCGCATCGTCGCGGGCGTGTACGTCGTCGCCCTGCTCACCTGGCCCTTCTTCCTCGCCGACCCGGAGGTCGCGCAGCGCGGCGACCACTGGCTGTACCAGCTGACGACGGTGGCGACCGCCGCGGCGGCGATCGGGTTCACGGTCCGCGGCGCCACGATCTACCTGTTCATCGTGCCGACGATCTACGGTGTGATCCGCGCGCTGCCGGAGGGCGGCGGCGGGCCGTGGCAGCTCGGGCTCTTCAACGCGGTCTACGCGATCATCCTCGGTGGGGCCGTGCTCGTGCTCGTGACGATGCTGCGCGCGGCGGCGAGCTCGGTCGACGACGCGCAGGGCATGGCCCTCGACCGCTACTCGCGGGCCGTGCGCCAGCACGCGACGGAGGTGGAGCGCGTGCAGGTCGACTCGATCGTGCATGACAGCGTGCTCACCACCCTGCTCTCGGCGGCTCGGGCCGAGGGGCCGCAGGAGAAGAGGCTCGCGAGCGCCATGGCCTCCAACGCGATGCGCCACCTGCGCGAGGCCGCGCTCGTGACACCCGACGACGGCAGCACGGTGCGATTCCGGTCGCTGTGCGATCGCATCGTCGAGGCTGCGCGCGGCATGCAGTCTCCGTTCTCGATCCGGATGCGCTCCATCGACACGCGCATCATCCCCGCTGCGCAGGCGGAGGCCCTGTACTCGGCCGCCGTGCAGGCGATGGTCAACAGCGTGCAGCACGCCGGCGGGCCGGAGGTGAAGCGCTGGGTGCGCATCAGCGGCGCAGAGGGCGGCATGATCGAGATCGAGATCGGCGACTCGGGTGCCGGGTTCGACCCCTCGGCGGTCGCCGAGGGTCGTCTGGGCGTGCAGCGCTCGATCCTGGCCCGCACGATCAACGCCGGCGGTCACGCGCAGTTGGAGTCCGCACCGGGCAAGGGCACCACGATCCTGCTGACCTGGCCGGTGCTCGTGCCGACCGAGGACGCGACGGCAGATCTCGAGGGCGATCTGCGCGAGGAGGTCGATCGATGA
- a CDS encoding Maf family protein, whose amino-acid sequence MRLYLASTSPARLATLRGAGIEPVAIAPGVDEEAAVAEAEARTGRALEPAELVQLLARLKCEAVLDPEVLAAAGLEPADLDGFLFGGDSAFELDGTIYGKPHEPHIARERWLQQRGRSGVLHSGHWLIDHRGGAVRAAVGRASRAVVHFADDIETYEIDAYIATGEPLKVAGAFTIDARGAGFIDRIEGDPHTVVGLSIPLLRRLVHELGGRWTELWNR is encoded by the coding sequence GTGCGCCTGTACCTCGCCTCCACCTCCCCGGCCCGCCTCGCCACCCTCCGCGGTGCGGGTATCGAGCCCGTGGCGATCGCACCGGGCGTCGACGAGGAGGCCGCCGTGGCCGAGGCGGAGGCGCGCACGGGCCGCGCCCTCGAGCCCGCCGAGCTCGTGCAGCTGCTCGCCCGGCTCAAGTGCGAGGCCGTCCTCGATCCCGAGGTGCTCGCCGCCGCCGGCCTCGAACCGGCCGACCTCGACGGCTTCCTCTTCGGCGGCGACTCGGCATTCGAGCTCGACGGCACCATCTACGGCAAGCCCCACGAGCCGCACATCGCCCGCGAGCGGTGGCTGCAGCAGCGCGGGCGCAGCGGGGTGCTGCACTCGGGCCACTGGCTCATCGACCACCGCGGCGGTGCGGTGCGTGCGGCGGTGGGCCGAGCATCCCGTGCCGTCGTGCACTTCGCCGACGACATCGAGACGTACGAGATCGACGCCTACATCGCTACCGGCGAGCCGCTGAAAGTCGCCGGAGCGTTCACGATCGACGCGCGCGGGGCCGGATTCATCGACCGCATCGAGGGCGACCCGCACACGGTGGTCGGGCTGTCGATCCCCCTGCTGCGCCGACTCGTGCACGAGCTCGGCGGGCGCTGGACGGAGCTCTGGAACCGTTGA